From Methanomicrobiales archaeon HGW-Methanomicrobiales-1, a single genomic window includes:
- a CDS encoding AAA family ATPase, with product MTETDYAEVLVKEATHDDAGRGIARVSIEVMKKLGLVSGDVVEIQGKKKAAAVVWPGFAQDTGYSILRIDGNIRGNAGTGIDERVKIKKSEAVYAKKVVIQPTQPIRLVGGEQYLARVLRGRSVMEGQTVRVDVIGNSITLVIAKVAPKGIAIVTDETEIELKEEPYKPEEGMREVSDIHYEDIGGLGRELQLVREMIELPLRHPEIFERLGIQPPKGVLLYGPPGTGKTLIAKAVANEVDAHFITISGPEIVSGTYGASEGKLREVFEEAQANAPAIIFIDEIDSIAPKREDTKGELERRVVAQLLALMDGLKGRGQVIVIAATNLPDSIDPALRRGGRFDREIEIGIPDKKGRMEIFQVHTRGVPLADDVKIEEYANSTHGFVGADVALLVKEAAMHALRKVIPQIKIDEEIPNEVLDALRVTNADFTEARKHVEPSAMREVLVEVPDITWKQIGGLEATKQELKEAVEWPQKYPDVFERLQTKPPKGILLFGPPGTGKTLLAKAVANESECNFIAVKGPELLSKWVGESEKGVREIFRKARQASPSIIFFDEIDALVPKRGSFEGSSHVTESVVSQILTELDGMEELKNVTILAATNRPDMLDDALLRPGRLERHIYVPAPDEESRKKIFEVYLGGDTGSILSKDVDIDALVKQTEGYVGADIESLVREAKMAAMREFIVLMGDRSEQERKDAIINVMITQAHFDAALLNVRGSLNREAIETSEQQAWQMLYNEEQRTILKNASAAINRAGMKQKDKPVPAVEALRKAIYHDKKDFAAIKKLTDDMDK from the coding sequence ATGACAGAAACAGATTACGCAGAAGTTTTAGTAAAAGAAGCAACTCACGATGATGCCGGCCGGGGTATTGCACGGGTGAGCATCGAAGTGATGAAGAAGCTCGGGCTGGTATCCGGCGATGTTGTTGAGATCCAGGGAAAAAAGAAGGCAGCGGCCGTTGTCTGGCCCGGGTTTGCGCAGGATACCGGGTACTCCATCCTTCGCATCGACGGAAACATCCGTGGAAACGCCGGAACCGGTATTGACGAGCGGGTAAAGATAAAAAAATCCGAGGCCGTGTATGCCAAAAAGGTGGTAATCCAGCCTACCCAGCCGATACGTCTCGTCGGGGGTGAACAGTACCTTGCACGGGTCTTGCGCGGCCGGTCAGTGATGGAAGGACAGACTGTCCGCGTGGATGTGATCGGAAACTCGATTACGCTGGTGATTGCCAAAGTCGCTCCAAAAGGAATTGCAATTGTCACCGATGAGACTGAGATTGAACTCAAGGAAGAGCCCTATAAACCTGAAGAGGGAATGAGGGAAGTCTCCGATATCCACTACGAAGATATCGGCGGGCTTGGGAGGGAGCTGCAACTTGTGCGGGAGATGATCGAACTTCCGCTGCGGCACCCCGAGATCTTTGAGCGCCTTGGTATCCAGCCCCCAAAAGGCGTATTACTTTACGGTCCGCCCGGAACGGGAAAGACCCTGATCGCAAAAGCGGTTGCAAATGAAGTGGATGCTCATTTCATCACCATCTCCGGCCCGGAGATTGTGAGTGGAACGTATGGGGCAAGCGAGGGGAAACTCCGGGAAGTCTTTGAAGAAGCGCAGGCGAATGCACCGGCAATTATCTTTATCGATGAAATTGATTCCATTGCTCCCAAGCGAGAAGACACCAAAGGAGAACTCGAGCGGCGCGTTGTTGCCCAGCTCCTGGCCCTCATGGATGGGTTAAAGGGGCGTGGGCAGGTCATCGTGATCGCTGCAACCAACCTGCCGGATTCCATTGACCCTGCACTCCGCCGTGGAGGCAGGTTTGACCGGGAGATCGAGATCGGTATCCCGGACAAAAAAGGTCGCATGGAGATCTTCCAGGTCCACACTCGGGGAGTGCCGCTGGCAGATGATGTAAAAATTGAGGAATATGCAAATTCCACTCACGGGTTTGTAGGAGCAGATGTAGCGCTGCTGGTAAAAGAAGCAGCAATGCATGCGCTTAGAAAGGTAATTCCCCAGATCAAGATCGATGAGGAGATTCCCAATGAAGTGCTTGATGCCCTCAGGGTTACCAACGCTGACTTCACTGAAGCACGAAAGCATGTCGAGCCTTCAGCAATGCGCGAGGTCCTTGTCGAAGTTCCTGACATCACCTGGAAACAGATTGGTGGTCTGGAAGCGACCAAGCAGGAACTTAAAGAGGCTGTTGAATGGCCACAAAAGTATCCCGATGTCTTTGAGCGGCTCCAGACCAAACCCCCGAAAGGCATTCTCCTCTTTGGTCCGCCCGGTACCGGTAAGACCCTGCTTGCAAAAGCAGTGGCAAACGAGAGTGAATGCAATTTCATTGCGGTAAAAGGCCCCGAGCTTCTCTCGAAATGGGTGGGAGAATCCGAAAAAGGTGTCAGGGAGATATTCCGGAAAGCGCGACAGGCGTCACCGTCAATCATCTTCTTCGATGAGATCGATGCGCTCGTGCCCAAACGGGGAAGCTTCGAAGGTTCATCTCATGTAACCGAAAGTGTGGTCTCCCAGATCTTAACGGAACTTGACGGCATGGAAGAACTCAAAAATGTTACCATCCTTGCAGCAACGAACCGTCCGGACATGCTGGATGATGCCCTGCTCCGCCCTGGCCGCCTGGAACGGCATATCTACGTACCGGCCCCGGATGAAGAGAGCCGGAAGAAGATCTTCGAAGTCTATCTCGGTGGCGATACCGGAAGTATCCTTTCTAAGGATGTGGATATCGATGCACTGGTGAAACAGACTGAGGGTTATGTGGGTGCGGATATCGAATCGCTCGTCCGGGAAGCCAAGATGGCGGCCATGCGCGAATTCATCGTCCTTATGGGTGACCGCAGTGAGCAGGAACGCAAGGATGCCATCATCAACGTGATGATCACCCAGGCACACTTCGATGCCGCACTGCTCAATGTGCGGGGGTCCTTAAACCGTGAAGCCATAGAAACTTCAGAACAACAGGCATGGCAGATGCTGTATAACGAAGAGCAGCGAACCATCCTGAAAAACGCATCGGCAGCAATCAACCGAGCCGGCATGAAACAAAAAGATAAGCCGGTTCCGGCTGTCGAAGCGCTCCGTAAGGCAATCTATCACGACAAAAAAGACTTTGCAGCGATCAAAAAACTGACTGATGATATGGATAAATGA
- a CDS encoding fructose 1,6-bisphosphatase, translated as MMLKDFLVGAGTDKNLMELILFLSKQAQEVKKGFFCTIRKTPADEKTKNVYGEEQMPLDMFADDVFISGLQKARLVRYIATEEQQTIIEVENPKNNYGVVIDPLDGSSLIDVNLCTGSIIGIYPGHVLEKGATMIAALYILYGPLTTLTFTTGTGVHEFVLDDSGEFYLRHQDLKIPEGKIYAPGALRRDYLPAHAKWIEALEHSGYKLRFSGCFVADVHQILHKGGVFCYPGFKGRENGKLRLLYEANPMGMIIHEAGGAISNGKSDIRQIMPKGIDQVTPLYIGGKNEIRAIETFMNDGC; from the coding sequence ATGATGCTCAAAGATTTCCTTGTCGGCGCAGGAACAGATAAAAACCTGATGGAATTAATCCTTTTTTTAAGCAAACAGGCCCAGGAAGTGAAGAAAGGATTTTTCTGTACGATCAGGAAAACACCGGCGGATGAAAAGACCAAAAATGTGTACGGCGAAGAGCAGATGCCCCTCGATATGTTCGCCGATGATGTGTTTATTTCCGGTCTGCAAAAGGCACGACTGGTCCGTTATATTGCAACGGAAGAACAGCAAACCATCATCGAAGTGGAGAACCCGAAGAACAATTACGGGGTTGTCATTGATCCTCTGGATGGTTCATCCCTCATTGATGTAAATCTCTGCACGGGTTCCATCATTGGCATCTATCCCGGGCATGTGCTCGAAAAAGGCGCAACAATGATCGCCGCCTTGTATATCCTGTATGGTCCCCTTACAACCCTGACGTTTACCACCGGAACCGGTGTTCATGAATTTGTTCTTGATGATTCGGGAGAATTTTATTTACGGCACCAGGACCTCAAAATCCCTGAAGGAAAGATATACGCACCCGGTGCTCTTAGGCGGGATTATCTCCCTGCACACGCCAAATGGATTGAGGCTCTCGAACACTCCGGGTATAAACTGCGCTTCAGTGGTTGTTTTGTTGCTGATGTTCACCAGATCCTTCATAAGGGTGGTGTATTTTGTTACCCGGGGTTCAAAGGCCGGGAAAACGGGAAACTGAGACTGTTGTACGAAGCCAATCCCATGGGAATGATCATCCATGAAGCAGGCGGTGCAATCAGCAACGGCAAATCTGATATCCGCCAGATTATGCCAAAGGGAATCGACCAGGTAACCCCTCTCTATATCGGGGGCAAAAATGAGATCCGGGCGATTGAAACGTTTATGAATGATGGGTGCTGA
- a CDS encoding fructose-bisphosphate aldolase — MSENTFGPIPGSTILNSISGQKAIIMAANIRIATVARGIFRAAKDSDSAIFMELARSECDLKGGYTGFTPKAFSETMNKAAKAEEFDIWALHADHISVKTGEPAEIEGTKQLIDAQIAAGYTSFAIDASHLFNFEGKNVREELDKNIIATTDLARHIKSRMNGKEFGLEVEVGEIGRKDGQGLILTRPEEAVAFIKALQENDVSPQVLAIANGSSHGHTYDALGNVVEQLSIDIPQTRAVAKALRDNNLHVGIAQHGITGTPRDLINQHFPKGDIIKGNVGTFWQDVVFGILKVYEPALYKDIQEWTLGKYRPLNAGKSDKQIFDGNCKMAIKEFFKELYAVDSTTEDAIEAMAYAESLVFFKAFSSYGTASLVRKSLK; from the coding sequence ATGAGCGAGAATACATTTGGTCCCATCCCCGGTTCAACCATACTGAATAGCATTTCCGGCCAGAAAGCAATCATTATGGCAGCAAATATCCGGATTGCTACCGTTGCGCGGGGTATTTTCCGTGCTGCAAAGGATTCCGATTCTGCCATCTTCATGGAACTTGCCCGGTCTGAATGCGATCTGAAAGGGGGGTATACCGGTTTCACCCCCAAGGCATTCTCAGAAACAATGAACAAAGCTGCCAAGGCAGAAGAGTTCGATATCTGGGCACTTCACGCGGATCACATCTCGGTAAAAACCGGAGAGCCTGCTGAGATCGAGGGAACAAAGCAATTGATCGATGCCCAGATTGCAGCCGGGTATACCTCCTTTGCCATTGATGCTTCCCATCTCTTTAATTTCGAAGGGAAAAATGTCCGCGAAGAGCTGGACAAGAATATCATTGCCACTACGGATCTGGCCCGCCATATAAAAAGCCGGATGAATGGTAAGGAATTTGGTCTCGAAGTGGAAGTAGGAGAGATCGGCAGGAAAGACGGTCAGGGACTGATCCTGACCCGGCCCGAAGAAGCGGTCGCATTTATCAAAGCCCTGCAGGAAAACGACGTATCCCCCCAGGTGCTTGCCATCGCAAACGGGAGCTCCCACGGACATACCTACGATGCATTAGGAAATGTCGTTGAGCAACTTTCCATCGATATCCCACAGACCCGGGCCGTTGCAAAAGCATTGCGGGACAATAACCTGCACGTCGGCATTGCCCAGCACGGGATCACCGGCACTCCCCGGGATCTTATCAACCAGCATTTCCCGAAAGGAGACATCATAAAAGGAAATGTGGGGACCTTCTGGCAGGATGTTGTCTTTGGTATCTTAAAAGTGTACGAACCTGCCCTTTACAAAGATATCCAGGAATGGACCCTTGGCAAGTACCGTCCGCTCAATGCCGGGAAATCGGACAAGCAGATCTTTGACGGGAATTGCAAAATGGCTATTAAAGAATTTTTCAAAGAGCTCTATGCTGTTGACAGCACAACTGAAGATGCCATTGAGGCAATGGCGTATGCCGAAAGTCTGGTATTTTTCAAAGCATTCAGTTCCTATGGCACTGCCTCTCTTGTCAGGAAATCCCTGAAATAA
- a CDS encoding fructose 1,6-bisphosphatase (catalyzes the formation of fructose-6-phosphate from fructose-1,6-bisphosphate), translating to MPKTTISVIKADVGSFPGHSRTHPKLLEKAAKMLKDQKGKLLIDCFVTHCGDDLELIMTHTHGVDNEKVHKLAWDVFMECTKIAKNMKLYGAGQDMLSDAFSGNVRGLGPGVAEMEFEERGSDPVLIFMADKTEPGAWNFFLYKIFADPFNTSGLVIDPSMHQGFIFEVHDVIKKRRITFRCPEETYTLLSYIGACSRYVVKYVYRKDGMIAASTSTEKLNLTAGRYVGKDDPVMIVRAQSGLPSVGEVIEPFCTPIIVAGWMRGSHHGPFMPVGVCDANMTRFDGPPRCICLGFQICNGELIGPADMFDDVAFDRVRARCNELADIIRDQGPFEPHRLSLEEMEYTTLPGIEKQFRDRWEAIPE from the coding sequence ATGCCAAAAACAACTATCTCCGTAATAAAAGCGGATGTGGGAAGTTTTCCCGGGCATTCCCGCACCCATCCGAAGCTCCTGGAAAAAGCGGCTAAAATGCTTAAGGATCAGAAAGGCAAGCTCCTCATTGATTGCTTTGTTACCCATTGCGGGGATGACCTTGAACTGATCATGACCCATACCCATGGTGTGGACAATGAAAAAGTCCACAAGCTGGCATGGGATGTGTTCATGGAATGTACCAAAATTGCGAAAAACATGAAACTTTACGGTGCAGGGCAGGACATGCTGTCGGATGCCTTTTCCGGCAATGTCAGGGGTCTTGGGCCCGGTGTTGCGGAAATGGAGTTTGAGGAACGGGGTTCCGATCCTGTTCTCATATTCATGGCCGATAAAACAGAACCCGGCGCATGGAACTTCTTCCTCTACAAAATATTTGCCGATCCCTTCAACACGTCGGGTCTTGTCATCGATCCCAGCATGCACCAGGGCTTTATTTTCGAAGTGCATGATGTGATAAAAAAACGGCGTATCACGTTCCGGTGTCCCGAAGAGACCTACACCCTCCTCTCCTATATCGGGGCCTGTTCCCGGTACGTGGTCAAGTATGTGTATAGAAAGGACGGGATGATCGCCGCATCAACCAGCACGGAGAAGTTAAACCTCACGGCGGGCCGGTATGTGGGAAAAGACGATCCGGTCATGATCGTCCGGGCACAGAGCGGACTTCCGTCTGTCGGTGAAGTGATCGAACCGTTCTGCACCCCAATCATTGTAGCCGGCTGGATGCGGGGATCGCATCATGGTCCGTTTATGCCAGTCGGCGTCTGCGATGCCAACATGACCCGGTTCGATGGCCCGCCACGATGTATCTGTCTCGGGTTCCAGATCTGCAATGGCGAACTTATCGGCCCGGCGGATATGTTTGATGATGTCGCCTTTGATCGCGTGCGGGCCCGGTGCAATGAGCTTGCCGACATAATACGGGATCAGGGTCCTTTCGAACCCCATCGCCTTTCTTTAGAGGAGATGGAGTATACCACGCTTCCGGGCATTGAGAAACAGTTCCGCGACCGGTGGGAAGCAATACCCGAATAA
- a CDS encoding ribonucleoprotein has protein sequence MVNGIVLPIKKVFALVDSKISVEIKDEGRKLQGRLVAVDEYLNIHMDETMEFVDNQPSRSLGTVVIRGNNILTIAPVI, from the coding sequence ATGGTTAACGGAATTGTTTTGCCGATAAAAAAAGTGTTTGCGCTTGTGGATTCAAAAATATCCGTAGAGATCAAAGACGAAGGCAGGAAACTGCAGGGACGTCTCGTTGCGGTGGATGAATATCTCAATATCCACATGGACGAGACGATGGAGTTTGTAGATAACCAGCCGAGCAGGAGCCTTGGAACCGTTGTGATCCGGGGCAACAATATCCTGACTATCGCACCGGTTATCTGA
- a CDS encoding MarR family transcriptional regulator: MDDPVDEALKLIQSKPEGILQSELWKELGVDSRKCSRIVKKLEENELIDRIEFKKEGIKTYLLKARQMPVNPSDLLAGDELIPCIACELECVVEECHPLMDWMYQLAIVEHTE; the protein is encoded by the coding sequence ATGGACGATCCTGTTGACGAAGCACTGAAACTGATTCAGTCAAAACCTGAAGGCATTCTTCAGAGCGAGCTCTGGAAAGAGCTGGGTGTTGATAGCCGGAAGTGTTCGCGTATTGTCAAGAAACTTGAAGAGAACGAACTCATCGACCGGATCGAATTCAAAAAGGAAGGGATCAAGACCTATCTCCTGAAGGCCCGGCAGATGCCGGTGAATCCTTCCGATCTGCTTGCCGGTGATGAATTAATCCCGTGTATCGCTTGCGAGCTTGAGTGCGTTGTTGAAGAATGTCACCCGCTCATGGACTGGATGTACCAGCTGGCAATTGTTGAGCATACCGAATAA
- a CDS encoding PAS sensor protein — protein sequence MISVLFVDDNTDLLAQVRLFLEKTGEIKIDNAHSTKQAIEKLKGRNYDVIVAYEQQPDVNGIEFVSEMNGIEFIKYLKSVGNVTPVILLGRRGSGKVAVMEVSNGTEITFPKTGDIRPQVFEMINLIKQTLLRKKSEREIKAQNEQLAAILSATPLGIFQARNGIIEWVNHPFPAMLGYEESQLVGKALKTFLSSPDEYDLLSRELQVRQDAQGISHTSWQFVKLDKKTITCQLQVIPLDPRDINKGGTFVVTDISEKQKISDALKESEAKYREVIQNTQSIIIRMDMQGVITFFNHYALSFFDYSSDEVIGKDVNSTIVPAKTRSGNDLSTMADDLGFNADGYAVNVNENVRRNGDRVWIAWINKAIRDDKGHIVEILCIGHDITDRKRDGVVRISTDTWKDLVVADSDVKEEVFDTVFHICTEISIEGREGKPVGTTFLIGDTKNVLEKSRQIILNPFEGHKAEDRLVMNPGLKENIKALAQLDGAFVITGDGFVESVGRYITVDTSSVKLPPGMGTRHNSVAAITQVTKTVGIVVSQSGGVITIFRNGQILKKITL from the coding sequence ATGATATCTGTTTTGTTTGTCGATGACAATACCGATCTTCTTGCGCAGGTGCGCTTGTTTCTGGAAAAGACCGGGGAGATAAAGATCGATAATGCCCATTCAACAAAACAGGCCATCGAGAAACTCAAAGGGCGCAATTACGATGTGATCGTTGCCTACGAGCAGCAGCCGGATGTAAATGGTATTGAATTTGTCTCGGAAATGAATGGGATCGAGTTCATCAAGTATCTCAAATCCGTGGGAAATGTAACCCCGGTCATCCTGCTCGGCAGGCGGGGCTCAGGAAAGGTTGCCGTTATGGAAGTATCCAACGGGACCGAGATAACATTCCCAAAGACCGGCGATATCCGCCCGCAGGTTTTTGAGATGATCAACCTGATCAAGCAGACCCTCCTGCGGAAGAAATCCGAGCGCGAGATCAAGGCGCAGAATGAGCAGCTTGCCGCCATTCTTTCTGCAACCCCGCTGGGGATCTTCCAGGCCCGCAATGGTATCATCGAATGGGTGAACCACCCGTTCCCGGCAATGCTCGGGTATGAAGAGTCGCAGCTGGTGGGAAAAGCGCTTAAGACCTTCCTCTCCTCTCCTGATGAGTATGATCTCCTTTCCCGGGAACTTCAGGTCAGGCAGGATGCTCAGGGGATCTCGCACACGAGCTGGCAGTTTGTGAAACTGGATAAAAAAACCATTACCTGCCAGCTCCAGGTAATTCCCCTCGATCCCCGCGATATTAATAAAGGCGGGACATTTGTTGTCACCGATATTTCAGAAAAACAGAAGATTTCTGATGCATTGAAGGAAAGCGAGGCCAAGTACCGGGAAGTCATCCAGAATACCCAGAGTATCATCATCCGGATGGATATGCAGGGCGTTATCACCTTCTTCAATCACTATGCGCTCTCCTTCTTTGATTATTCCAGTGACGAAGTGATTGGAAAAGACGTGAACAGCACCATCGTTCCGGCAAAGACCCGTTCCGGCAATGATCTCTCCACGATGGCTGATGATCTCGGTTTCAATGCTGACGGATATGCCGTCAACGTGAATGAAAATGTCCGGCGCAATGGCGACCGGGTCTGGATCGCCTGGATCAACAAAGCCATCCGCGACGATAAGGGGCATATTGTCGAGATTCTCTGTATCGGTCACGACATCACGGACCGGAAACGGGACGGTGTTGTGCGTATCAGCACGGATACGTGGAAAGACCTTGTTGTTGCAGACAGCGATGTGAAAGAGGAAGTCTTTGACACGGTTTTCCACATCTGCACGGAGATATCTATCGAGGGCCGGGAAGGAAAGCCGGTTGGAACCACTTTTCTTATCGGGGATACCAAGAACGTGCTGGAAAAGTCCCGCCAGATCATCTTAAACCCGTTCGAAGGACACAAAGCAGAAGACCGCCTGGTGATGAATCCCGGCCTTAAGGAAAACATCAAGGCACTGGCCCAGCTCGATGGTGCGTTTGTTATTACCGGGGACGGGTTTGTTGAATCGGTGGGACGCTATATTACCGTCGATACGAGCAGTGTCAAACTTCCGCCGGGAATGGGCACGCGGCATAACTCGGTAGCTGCGATTACGCAGGTAACAAAAACCGTAGGGATCGTGGTCTCCCAGAGCGGCGGGGTTATCACCATCTTCCGGAACGGGCAGATTTTAAAGAAGATCACGCTGTAA
- a CDS encoding CoA-binding protein, translating to MSRQLISEAKGYEILQKIGVPIPRYALATTISEAVSAAEKTGFPLVLKVVSPQIVHKSDAGGVITGIRNTEVLLGAYDKILSNVRAYNQSVVIEGIMVEQQLEKGLEIIIGGRIDPAFGKVITIGMGGTLVELIKDVSIRVLPVTTTDINAMLYELNGYRLIRGYRNEPPRDREALVQLIDTISRFFMDSTDIVEFDINPVILYEQGVCAVDARFYTDDTTAMAEPEPVRPLPKELLDIKSIALIGASSDPNKVGYAVLRNLLSFPGTLYPVNPKHPVILGRTTYPSITSIPGPVDVAVIVVPARVVPSLVEEAGKKGIPLVVIISSGFRESGAAGIELEDQVTAIARQYGIRIMGPNCLGIMFPHQGINTTFDPVSPKPGNLAFLSQSGAIITTIVDWSLPEEIGFSEIISVGNQADLTFEDYIYFAAEDPNTKAIIMYVEQIRNGRRFMEIVRQVTPEMPVVAIKAGSSKIGQMTAASHTGSLAGSYEVYQAAFLQSGIIPVRSIREAFQTAELLSSEGYPKGIRAIVISNAGGFAVLSSDYAELMGIELVELPLTVIKELDSILPVDWNRRNPIDMVGDASADRFARTFDVMIRNQELWDIAFIIAVPSAISDPIRVANELVRFSKGTQKMIVGCMIGGDSMKTPLRILRDSGIPNFPDLEDAFKAVGNICRHICWEEFHGRRCSRDDHKS from the coding sequence ATGTCGCGTCAACTGATTTCCGAGGCAAAAGGGTATGAGATTTTACAAAAGATTGGCGTACCGATACCCCGGTATGCACTTGCCACTACCATCTCCGAGGCTGTTTCCGCTGCGGAAAAAACAGGGTTTCCGTTGGTACTGAAAGTTGTCTCTCCCCAGATTGTCCATAAAAGCGATGCCGGCGGCGTGATTACCGGGATCCGGAATACCGAAGTGCTGCTTGGCGCCTATGACAAGATCCTCAGTAATGTCCGGGCCTATAACCAATCTGTAGTGATTGAAGGGATTATGGTCGAGCAGCAGCTCGAAAAAGGTCTCGAGATCATCATCGGCGGGAGGATCGATCCGGCGTTCGGGAAAGTGATCACCATCGGCATGGGAGGGACGCTGGTGGAACTTATCAAAGACGTATCCATACGGGTACTTCCCGTCACGACCACGGACATCAATGCCATGCTCTACGAACTGAACGGGTACCGGCTGATCAGGGGATACCGCAATGAACCCCCCCGGGACCGGGAAGCACTGGTACAGCTCATCGATACCATTTCCCGTTTTTTCATGGACAGTACGGATATCGTTGAATTCGATATCAATCCGGTCATTCTCTACGAGCAGGGAGTTTGTGCAGTCGATGCACGGTTCTATACGGACGATACAACGGCCATGGCTGAACCGGAACCCGTCCGGCCCCTTCCCAAAGAACTGCTCGATATCAAATCCATCGCATTGATTGGTGCATCTTCTGATCCGAACAAGGTAGGTTATGCCGTACTTCGCAACCTCCTCTCATTTCCCGGAACACTTTACCCGGTAAACCCGAAACACCCGGTAATCCTTGGCCGCACCACTTATCCTTCCATCACCTCCATCCCCGGCCCGGTCGATGTTGCCGTCATTGTCGTCCCGGCAAGAGTAGTCCCTTCACTTGTAGAAGAAGCCGGAAAGAAAGGAATACCCCTGGTAGTGATCATCTCTTCAGGATTCCGGGAGAGTGGGGCTGCGGGGATTGAACTGGAAGATCAGGTGACCGCAATTGCGCGACAATACGGCATACGTATTATGGGCCCCAACTGCCTGGGCATCATGTTCCCTCACCAGGGAATCAACACGACTTTTGATCCGGTCTCTCCCAAGCCGGGAAACCTTGCCTTTTTATCCCAGAGCGGGGCAATCATCACGACGATAGTGGACTGGAGCCTGCCCGAAGAGATCGGTTTTTCTGAAATTATCAGCGTCGGGAACCAGGCGGATCTCACCTTTGAAGACTACATTTACTTTGCCGCAGAGGACCCGAATACAAAAGCGATCATCATGTACGTAGAGCAGATCCGCAATGGAAGGCGTTTTATGGAGATTGTTCGGCAGGTAACGCCAGAAATGCCGGTTGTTGCAATCAAAGCCGGCTCATCAAAAATCGGTCAGATGACAGCTGCATCCCACACGGGTTCACTTGCCGGCAGCTATGAGGTATACCAGGCCGCCTTCCTGCAATCCGGGATCATCCCGGTGCGATCCATACGCGAAGCATTCCAGACTGCTGAACTTCTTTCTTCGGAAGGATATCCCAAAGGCATCCGTGCGATCGTGATCAGCAATGCCGGAGGTTTTGCGGTCCTGTCATCCGATTACGCAGAACTGATGGGAATCGAGCTCGTGGAGTTACCCTTGACGGTGATCAAGGAACTCGATTCTATCCTGCCCGTGGACTGGAACCGGCGCAATCCCATCGATATGGTCGGGGATGCAAGCGCAGACCGGTTTGCGCGAACCTTTGATGTGATGATCCGCAACCAGGAACTCTGGGATATCGCATTTATTATCGCAGTCCCTTCTGCCATTTCCGATCCCATTCGTGTTGCAAACGAGCTTGTCCGGTTTTCAAAAGGCACGCAAAAGATGATTGTCGGGTGCATGATTGGTGGCGATTCGATGAAGACACCCTTGCGGATATTAAGGGATTCCGGGATTCCCAACTTCCCGGATCTTGAGGATGCGTTCAAAGCGGTAGGTAATATCTGCCGGCATATCTGCTGGGAGGAGTTCCACGGGCGCCGGTGCAGCAGGGACGATCACAAATCGTGA